Proteins encoded together in one Deinococcus hopiensis KR-140 window:
- a CDS encoding acylphosphatase: MRLTALVVGKVQGVGYRRYVQRHARDLNLSGTAENLLDGRVEVVAEGPQKDLDRLLHWLKRGPPHARVEEVQTQYSEATGLRDFHVY, from the coding sequence ATGCGTCTGACCGCTCTCGTTGTCGGTAAAGTTCAGGGCGTGGGCTACCGCCGTTACGTGCAGCGCCACGCCCGGGACCTCAACCTCAGCGGCACCGCCGAGAACCTCCTGGACGGCCGGGTGGAGGTGGTGGCCGAGGGGCCTCAGAAAGACCTGGACCGCCTGCTGCACTGGCTGAAGCGCGGCCCACCCCACGCCCGGGTCGAGGAGGTGCAGACCCAGTACAGCGAGGCGACGGGCCTGCGGGACTTTCACGTGTATTGA